A genomic window from Xyrauchen texanus isolate HMW12.3.18 chromosome 15, RBS_HiC_50CHRs, whole genome shotgun sequence includes:
- the si:dkey-85k15.4 gene encoding uncharacterized protein si:dkey-85k15.4: MSLLLSSDVKDLQFMEAVANTLKEGIASVCNICKSLLDAHVDPNTDKCSNYIQIRQQIELAEHCLKKSETMTKKKLRNLDEHMEQLIQKKEHDEQMQRDKSLEIDKFHKEKTSSEQLLNISKAALEQAKKNLASEEEAVKKEREREESLRGLTTAGAVMFVIPVFGWIAGAVMVGVGESERSKALDSIKAAEEERERCDSQVQECIKKVSDYQNKIFEKQTEIKETNKALNKIREEIKELKHHLVVIAEIQQNVRKVVKNLSVFTGRVTVLERQTQRFILYEPVIKVMENVLEAAVNIARNQILYSQGEPCLINNLMENKRVLLALCNSPNTSEDDSYY, from the exons ATGAGCCTGCTCTTGTCATCAGA TGTTAAGGATTTGCAATTTATGGAGGCAGTAGCCAATACTCTAAAAGAGGGAATTGCCTCTGTCTGTAATATTTGCAAGTCCCTCCTTGATGCACATGTAGATCCGAACACTGACAAGTGCTCCAACTACATACAAATCAGGCAACAAATTGAGCTGGCTGAACATTGCCTGAAAAAGTCAGAGACCATGACTAAAAAAAAACTGAGAAATTTGGATGAACACATGGAGCAACTTATTCAAAAGAAGGAACATGATGAGCAAATGCAGAGAGACAAAAGTCTGGAAATTGATAAATTTCACAAAGAGAAGACATCTTCTGAACAATTATTAAACATTTCGAAAGCTGCTTTGGAGCAGGCGAAAAAAAATCTAGCATCAGAAGAAGAGGcagtaaaaaaagagagagaaagagaggagtcATTGCGAGGCTTAACCACAGCAGGAGCGGTAATGTTTGTAATACCGGTTTTTGGATGGATTGCTG GTGCAGTAATGGTAGGTGTGGGAGAAAGTGAACGTAGTAAGGCTTTAGATTCTATCAAGGCTGCTGAAGAGGAGCGAGAAAGGTGTGATTCTCAAGTGCAGGAGTGCATCAAGAAAGTGTCTGATTACCAGAACAAGAtctttgagaaacagactgagaTCAAGGAAACCAACAAGGCACTGAATAAGATTCGAGAGGAGATAAAAGAGCTAAAGCATCATCTAGTGGTCATAGCTGAAATTCAGCAAAATGTCCGGAAAGTTGTAAAAAATCTGAGTGTTTTTACTGGAAGGGTCACTGTATTAGAGAGGCAAACTCAACGTTTCATTCTCTATGAGCCTGTGATTAAAGTAATGGAAAATGTGTTGGAGGCAGCTGTAAATATCGCAAGGAATCAAATCCTCTATAGTCAGGGTGAAccatgcctaataaataatttgatggAGAATAAAAGAGTACTGCTGGCTTTATGCAACTCACCCAACACTTCTGAAGATGACAGTTATTACTAA